A region of Nocardioides sp. JS614 DNA encodes the following proteins:
- a CDS encoding 3-oxoacid CoA-transferase subunit B, with the protein MSGGQALTRDDMAALVARDIPPGSYVNLGIGLPTLVADHLAPDSGVVLHTENGMLNMGPAATGDEVDLDLTNAGKVPVTELAGASYFHQADSFAMMRGGHLDVCVLGAFQVSAAGDLANWHTGAPDAIPAVGGAMDLATGARSVFVMMTLFAKDGSPKLVPQCTYPLTGVGCVNRVYTDVATFEITPDGVRVCETFETSYDELADRLDLTLLPPQG; encoded by the coding sequence GTGAGCGGCGGGCAGGCACTGACCCGGGACGACATGGCGGCGCTGGTCGCGCGCGACATCCCGCCCGGCTCTTACGTCAATCTCGGCATCGGCCTGCCCACGCTGGTCGCCGACCACCTGGCACCCGATTCGGGCGTGGTCCTCCACACGGAGAACGGGATGCTCAACATGGGCCCGGCGGCGACCGGCGACGAGGTCGACCTCGACCTCACCAACGCCGGCAAGGTCCCGGTCACCGAGCTGGCCGGGGCGTCGTACTTCCACCAGGCCGACTCGTTCGCGATGATGCGCGGCGGGCACCTCGACGTGTGCGTGCTCGGTGCCTTCCAGGTCTCCGCGGCCGGCGACCTCGCCAACTGGCACACCGGCGCTCCGGACGCGATCCCTGCGGTCGGTGGCGCGATGGACCTGGCGACCGGCGCCAGGAGCGTGTTCGTGATGATGACGCTGTTCGCGAAGGACGGCTCGCCGAAGCTGGTTCCGCAGTGCACCTACCCGCTGACCGGCGTCGGCTGCGTCAACCGGGTCTACACCGACGTCGCCACCTTCGAGATCACGCCCGACGGCGTCCGGGTGTGCGAGACGTTCGAGACCTCGTACGACGAGCTGGCCGACCGTCTCGACCTGACGCTGCTCCCGCCGCAGGGCTGA
- a CDS encoding cysteine--tRNA ligase has translation MPAHHLRHLTSPVFDAAQRVGAAPQTPRHVTLAGGDLRLVGSARVYVCGITPYDVTHLGHASTFVWADLLASVLDGTGVDVSTCRNVTDVDDVLLEAARLRGSHFDELAVTQEADFDRSMRELRVATPAHQPRARHYVDAVVQLAQALLDAGAAYERDGTVWFRGRDVVARTGLERDRALALAEAYGDQPGEPAKDDSFDVAVWRPSADQQPAWASPWGWGRPGWHAECAAMALAVHGPSVDVLVGGDDLVFPHHAYQVAMAEAVSGVAPFARAQLHVGEVRIGGQKMAKSSGNLVLVDDLLEHLPPAALRLHLLHRRYAEPWDFEAAQLAEAEQLLESLYAAAGRAGAGDPTAPLEALRTDLDVPTAVATALDQGGESARRLITQLRLG, from the coding sequence ATGCCGGCCCACCACCTGCGCCACCTGACGTCCCCGGTCTTCGACGCCGCCCAGCGGGTCGGCGCCGCCCCGCAGACCCCGCGGCACGTCACGTTGGCCGGCGGCGACCTGCGGCTGGTCGGGTCGGCGCGGGTCTACGTCTGTGGGATCACGCCGTACGACGTCACCCACCTGGGCCACGCCTCGACGTTCGTGTGGGCGGACCTGCTCGCGTCGGTCCTGGACGGCACCGGGGTGGACGTCAGCACCTGTCGCAACGTGACCGACGTCGACGACGTGCTGCTCGAGGCGGCCCGGCTGCGGGGCAGCCACTTCGACGAGCTGGCGGTCACCCAGGAGGCCGACTTCGACCGGTCGATGCGCGAGCTCCGGGTGGCCACGCCGGCGCACCAGCCGCGCGCCCGGCACTACGTCGACGCGGTCGTCCAGCTGGCGCAGGCACTCCTCGACGCGGGCGCGGCGTACGAGCGCGACGGGACCGTGTGGTTCCGCGGCCGCGACGTCGTGGCGCGCACGGGCCTGGAGCGCGACCGGGCGCTCGCGCTCGCCGAGGCGTACGGCGACCAGCCGGGCGAACCGGCCAAGGACGACTCGTTCGACGTGGCCGTGTGGCGGCCCTCCGCGGACCAGCAGCCGGCCTGGGCGAGCCCGTGGGGCTGGGGCCGGCCGGGCTGGCACGCCGAGTGTGCCGCGATGGCGCTGGCCGTGCACGGCCCCAGCGTCGACGTGCTCGTGGGCGGGGACGACCTGGTCTTCCCGCACCACGCCTACCAGGTCGCGATGGCCGAGGCGGTCAGCGGCGTCGCGCCGTTCGCGCGCGCCCAGCTGCACGTGGGCGAGGTCCGCATCGGGGGCCAGAAGATGGCGAAGTCCTCGGGCAACCTGGTGCTGGTCGACGACCTCCTCGAGCACCTCCCGCCCGCGGCACTGCGGCTGCACCTGCTGCACCGCCGCTACGCCGAGCCCTGGGACTTCGAGGCCGCGCAGCTGGCCGAGGCCGAGCAGCTGCTGGAGTCGCTCTACGCCGCGGCCGGCCGGGCCGGCGCCGGCGACCCGACCGCGCCCCTCGAGGCGCTGCGCACCGACCTCGACGTCCCCACCGCCGTCGCCACCGCCCTCGACCAGGGCGGGGAGTCCGCGCGCCGCCTGATCACCCAGCTCCGCCTCGGCTGA